A section of the Pseudorasbora parva isolate DD20220531a chromosome 2, ASM2467924v1, whole genome shotgun sequence genome encodes:
- the hlfa gene encoding HLF transcription factor, PAR bZIP family member a isoform X1, with protein sequence MEKMSRPLSINPTFLPPTHGVLKSLLENPMKLPFHHDEGFGKEKEKEKKLEEDGNGVNTPQSAFLGPTLWDKTLPYDGDNFQLEYMDLEEFLLENNIPANSQSEQSQPSQQPLPQQPPATPPTPSVVDLSSRASTSVHSGIVGQNCLQNPSRAVLPSSRDTPSPIDPDSIQVPIGYEPDPADLALSSVPGQEIFDPRKRKFSAEELKPQPMIKKARKVFIPDDMKQDDKYWARRRKNNVAAKRSRDARRLKENQIAIRAGFLEKENAALRQEVADLRKELGRCKNVLAKYEARHGPL encoded by the exons ATGGAGAAGATGTCTCGACCTCTTTCTATAAACCCAACTTTCCTACCTCCGACTCACGGCGTCCTGAAATCGCTGCTGGAGAACCCCATGAAACTGCCCTTTCATCACGATGAAG GGTTcgggaaagagaaagagaaggaaAAGAAGTTGGAAGAGGACGGAAACGGTGTAAACACCCCTCAGTCTGCCTTCCTGGGGCCGACACTGTGGGACAAGACCCTGCCGTACGATGGCGACAACTTCCAGCTGGAGTATATGGatttagaggagtttctgtTGGAGAACAATATTCCTGCCAACTCTCAGAGCGAGCAGAGCCAGCCTTCCCAGCAGCCCCTGCCCCAGCAGCCTCCTGCCACCCCGCCCACACCCTCTGTGGTGGATCTCAGCAGCCGGGCCTCCACCTCGGTCCACTCCGGGATCGTTGGCCAAAACTGCCTCCAGAATCCCAGCAGAGCAG TGCTCCCCTCTTCGCGGGACACGCCCAGCCCCATCGATCCGGACTCCATCCAGGTCCCCATCGGGTACGAGCCGGATCCCGCTGACCTCGCCCTCTCCAGCGTCCCGGGGCAGGAAATATTCGACCCTCGCAAGCGCAAGTTCAGCGCAGAGGAGCTGAAGCCGCAGCCCATGATCAAGAAGGCACGCAAGGTCTTCATTCCAGACGACATGAAG CAGGATGACAAATACTGGGCTCGGCGCAGAAAGAACAATGTCGCGGCCAAACGTTCCCGGGACGCTCGGCGGCTGAAAGAGAACCAGATCGCCATCCGCGCGGGATTCCTGGAGAAGGAGAACGCGGCGCTCCGACAGGAAGTGGCCGACCTGCGGAAGGAACTCGGCCGCTGTAAGAACGTTCTGGCCAAATACGAGGCGCGACACGGCCCTCTGTGA
- the hlfa gene encoding HLF transcription factor, PAR bZIP family member a isoform X2, translating to MEKMSRPLSINPTFLPPTHGVLKSLLENPMKLPFHHDEGFGKEKEKEKKLEEDGNGVNTPQSAFLGPTLWDKTLPYDGDNFQLEYMDLEEFLLENNIPANSQSEQSQPSQQPLPQQPPATPPTPSVVDLSSRASTSVHSGIVGQNCLQNPSRAVLPSSRDTPSPIDPDSIQVPIGYEPDPADLALSSVPGQEIFDPRKRKFSAEELKPQPMIKKARKVFIPDDMKDDKYWARRRKNNVAAKRSRDARRLKENQIAIRAGFLEKENAALRQEVADLRKELGRCKNVLAKYEARHGPL from the exons ATGGAGAAGATGTCTCGACCTCTTTCTATAAACCCAACTTTCCTACCTCCGACTCACGGCGTCCTGAAATCGCTGCTGGAGAACCCCATGAAACTGCCCTTTCATCACGATGAAG GGTTcgggaaagagaaagagaaggaaAAGAAGTTGGAAGAGGACGGAAACGGTGTAAACACCCCTCAGTCTGCCTTCCTGGGGCCGACACTGTGGGACAAGACCCTGCCGTACGATGGCGACAACTTCCAGCTGGAGTATATGGatttagaggagtttctgtTGGAGAACAATATTCCTGCCAACTCTCAGAGCGAGCAGAGCCAGCCTTCCCAGCAGCCCCTGCCCCAGCAGCCTCCTGCCACCCCGCCCACACCCTCTGTGGTGGATCTCAGCAGCCGGGCCTCCACCTCGGTCCACTCCGGGATCGTTGGCCAAAACTGCCTCCAGAATCCCAGCAGAGCAG TGCTCCCCTCTTCGCGGGACACGCCCAGCCCCATCGATCCGGACTCCATCCAGGTCCCCATCGGGTACGAGCCGGATCCCGCTGACCTCGCCCTCTCCAGCGTCCCGGGGCAGGAAATATTCGACCCTCGCAAGCGCAAGTTCAGCGCAGAGGAGCTGAAGCCGCAGCCCATGATCAAGAAGGCACGCAAGGTCTTCATTCCAGACGACATGAAG GATGACAAATACTGGGCTCGGCGCAGAAAGAACAATGTCGCGGCCAAACGTTCCCGGGACGCTCGGCGGCTGAAAGAGAACCAGATCGCCATCCGCGCGGGATTCCTGGAGAAGGAGAACGCGGCGCTCCGACAGGAAGTGGCCGACCTGCGGAAGGAACTCGGCCGCTGTAAGAACGTTCTGGCCAAATACGAGGCGCGACACGGCCCTCTGTGA